A region from the Anaerolineae bacterium genome encodes:
- a CDS encoding GAF domain-containing protein, with the protein MSLRRKLLVLSGVIFVGLVSLLHVISQRMLLASFAALERENAQKNVERVLVALSYELSELDRITVDWAEWDDTYAFMEDRNPEYIESNLGDVTLVDLKLNVMLFVDASGQVVFSKGMDWQSGREIPVPASLQELFAADGPFFQRFNLSESITGVLRLPESFMLMAARPILTSLGQGPSRGLLIFGRYLNEAEVARLAEVTQLPLAVMRLDDPQVPPELLAGDREGQPGQKEQSLFLIRAENAETVAGYALVQDIYGQPALVLRMTMPRDLFRHGLITVRAFAFSITGVGLIFGALVLLFIDTAVVSRLVRLYHEVSRIGASKNFSARVSVAGSDELSDLARAINEMVAALEESQRALQKSEAQFRAIFERAAIGIGLTDEKGRTLRANPALHQILGYRAEELRGMSFAEVTYPDDLEPDLSLYRELMAGQRDHYQLEKRYLRKDGQLIWGRVILSLARDTAGKPWFAVGMVEDITQHKRAEEELHRRGAILEAINFAAERFLRFGDWEKCIQEVLERLGQAVDVSRAYVFENHAGSDGVLLTSQRHEWVAPGITPQIDNPELQNFSWEARGFGRWVELMSQGQAIYGPIREFPDAERVTFAAQDIQSLVCVPILTDTQRWWGFIGFDECRYEREWSEVEIELLKTAAGILGAAIQRQRAEEAEREQRQLAEALREISNTLTSTLDLNEVLDRTLEKVGHVVPHDAADIMLIESGVARVVRHRGYTQRGLQPWITALRFTVSEVSNLRQMAETGQPMLIEDVWDYEGWVIVEEALWIRSYIGAPIRLKDRVIGFLNLNSSTPGFFSAAHAERLQAFADQVAIALENAHLYDEARRRLQEVTLLSRVISLTASATNLREAWQEICAELARFFRVPQATFALLNPERTSAEVIAEYRDPDRPSGLGIRIPVADNPSMAYILAHKAPLAITDAQSDPRLAPISEVMRHRGTTSILIVPILSDGEVIGTLGIDAVERREFSEAEILLAQHVASQIGQALGRLQLFTAVQEHADRMDRLVSLTEALNRSMQVEELFAVIGQGALALSGADRVAVTRRNPDDTFTFVWSRGISQTYSEAVTSWLHELPGARLLKSPDPILITDIETQPKDTALYRLAVAEGYRALAIWPLVYEGRTTAAVGCYYDQPHLWSEDEQEVMLTFARQAAVALENARLYATLREANEQLQEALRAKDEMIQNVSHELRTPLTLIMGYVELLREGALGSLSPEQEHAVAVLASQSARLKLMVEQLLTLQTFRRDALCKERFDLGPWLTQHVRAWAARAAAAGVELMLDLSPDLPPILADSSLLSHVINNLLDNAIKFSPDGGRITVRARVVADGEPSSSHALPSLIISVTDEGIGIPPDKLNRVFERFYQVNGGLARRFGGMGIGLALCQRIVEAHDGRIWAESEGEGRGSTFYIMLPLTGA; encoded by the coding sequence TTGGCAAAGCGGGCGGGAGATCCCGGTCCCGGCCAGTTTGCAAGAGCTCTTCGCCGCTGACGGCCCTTTCTTTCAGCGTTTCAACCTTTCGGAAAGTATAACAGGTGTCCTTCGCTTGCCAGAGAGCTTCATGCTCATGGCTGCCCGGCCAATCCTGACCAGCCTCGGCCAGGGCCCCAGCCGTGGGCTCTTGATCTTCGGGCGCTACCTAAATGAGGCCGAAGTGGCGCGGCTGGCTGAGGTGACCCAGTTGCCACTCGCTGTGATGAGGCTGGACGATCCACAGGTGCCGCCCGAGCTCCTGGCAGGGGATCGAGAGGGACAACCAGGCCAGAAGGAGCAGAGCCTCTTCCTGATACGGGCGGAAAACGCCGAGACGGTAGCCGGATATGCCCTAGTGCAGGATATCTACGGTCAGCCGGCCCTTGTGCTGCGGATGACGATGCCCAGGGATCTCTTTCGACACGGCCTCATAACGGTTCGCGCCTTTGCTTTCTCAATCACTGGGGTGGGTTTGATCTTTGGAGCGTTGGTGCTGTTGTTTATAGATACAGCCGTTGTGTCTCGGCTGGTCCGCCTCTACCATGAGGTAAGCCGCATCGGCGCCAGTAAGAATTTCTCAGCTCGAGTCTCGGTCGCAGGAAGTGACGAGTTATCAGACTTGGCCCGTGCCATCAACGAGATGGTGGCCGCGTTAGAGGAATCTCAGCGCGCGCTGCAGAAGAGCGAAGCGCAGTTCCGAGCGATCTTCGAGAGAGCGGCCATCGGCATCGGGCTCACTGACGAAAAAGGGCGGACATTAAGAGCGAATCCTGCGTTGCATCAGATCCTGGGCTATCGCGCGGAAGAGCTGCGCGGGATGAGCTTTGCAGAGGTCACCTATCCTGATGACCTTGAACCCGATCTGAGCCTCTATCGAGAGCTGATGGCCGGCCAACGAGATCACTATCAACTGGAGAAGCGCTATCTTCGCAAGGATGGCCAGCTCATCTGGGGACGAGTGATCCTCTCCCTGGCTCGTGATACTGCCGGCAAGCCCTGGTTCGCCGTGGGCATGGTGGAGGACATCACCCAACACAAACGGGCAGAGGAGGAGCTACACCGTCGCGGCGCCATCTTGGAGGCGATCAATTTCGCCGCCGAGCGATTCCTGAGATTCGGCGACTGGGAGAAGTGCATTCAAGAGGTATTGGAAAGGCTAGGCCAAGCTGTAGATGTAAGCCGGGCTTACGTCTTCGAAAACCATGCGGGATCAGATGGCGTGTTGCTGACCAGTCAGCGACACGAGTGGGTGGCGCCAGGGATTACGCCGCAGATAGACAACCCGGAGCTGCAGAATTTCTCCTGGGAAGCCCGAGGCTTCGGCCGGTGGGTGGAGCTGATGAGCCAGGGCCAGGCGATCTATGGGCCCATCCGAGAGTTTCCAGATGCTGAGCGGGTGACGTTCGCCGCTCAGGACATTCAATCGCTCGTGTGTGTGCCTATCTTGACGGATACGCAGAGATGGTGGGGGTTTATCGGCTTTGACGAGTGCCGGTATGAGCGGGAGTGGTCTGAAGTTGAGATCGAACTGCTTAAAACTGCGGCCGGCATCCTTGGCGCGGCGATTCAGCGTCAGCGCGCCGAGGAGGCCGAGCGCGAACAGCGACAACTGGCCGAAGCCCTGCGCGAGATCTCCAACACGCTCACCAGCACCCTCGATCTGAATGAAGTGCTAGATCGTACCCTCGAGAAGGTAGGCCACGTAGTCCCGCACGATGCCGCCGACATCATGCTTATCGAGTCAGGCGTCGCTCGCGTCGTCCGCCACCGAGGATACACCCAACGTGGTTTACAACCATGGATTACGGCCCTGCGCTTTACCGTGTCGGAGGTGTCCAATCTACGCCAGATGGCCGAGACTGGACAGCCCATGCTCATCGAGGACGTATGGGACTACGAGGGTTGGGTGATCGTCGAAGAGGCCCTCTGGATCCGCTCATACATAGGCGCTCCCATCCGCTTGAAGGATCGGGTCATAGGCTTTCTCAACCTGAATAGTAGTACACCCGGCTTCTTTTCAGCTGCTCATGCGGAGCGATTGCAAGCCTTCGCTGATCAGGTCGCCATCGCCCTTGAGAACGCTCACTTATATGATGAAGCCCGCCGTCGGCTGCAGGAAGTCACGCTGCTTAGCCGCGTCATCAGCCTGACCGCCTCGGCGACAAATCTGCGGGAGGCATGGCAGGAGATTTGTGCCGAGCTGGCTCGCTTCTTCCGGGTGCCGCAGGCCACCTTCGCCCTGTTGAACCCCGAGCGCACAAGCGCTGAGGTGATCGCCGAATACCGGGATCCCGACCGTCCCAGCGGCTTGGGCATCCGCATCCCAGTAGCCGACAACCCCTCAATGGCGTATATCCTGGCGCACAAAGCGCCCCTGGCCATCACCGACGCTCAAAGCGACCCCCGTCTGGCGCCGATATCGGAGGTTATGCGCCATCGAGGCACCACTTCTATCTTGATCGTCCCGATTTTGAGCGACGGAGAGGTGATCGGGACGCTGGGGATTGACGCCGTGGAACGACGAGAATTCAGCGAGGCGGAGATCCTTCTGGCTCAACACGTGGCGAGCCAGATCGGCCAGGCGTTGGGACGTCTGCAGCTTTTCACCGCTGTCCAGGAACACGCCGATCGGATGGATCGGCTGGTATCCCTGACCGAGGCTTTGAACCGGTCTATGCAAGTAGAGGAGCTATTCGCTGTCATCGGGCAAGGCGCGCTTGCGCTCAGCGGCGCTGATCGGGTGGCTGTCACGCGCCGCAATCCCGATGATACCTTTACCTTTGTTTGGTCCAGGGGGATTTCGCAGACTTATTCGGAGGCGGTGACCTCCTGGCTTCATGAGTTGCCCGGTGCTCGGCTGCTCAAATCGCCTGACCCCATTCTGATCACCGATATCGAAACGCAGCCGAAGGATACCGCGCTCTATCGTCTGGCGGTGGCTGAGGGATATCGGGCCTTAGCGATTTGGCCATTGGTATATGAAGGGCGCACGACCGCGGCTGTAGGATGTTACTATGACCAACCGCATCTTTGGAGTGAGGATGAACAAGAGGTCATGTTGACGTTTGCCCGTCAGGCGGCCGTCGCCCTGGAGAACGCGCGCCTTTACGCCACCTTACGGGAGGCCAACGAGCAACTACAGGAGGCCCTGCGGGCTAAGGACGAGATGATCCAGAACGTCTCACATGAGCTGCGCACGCCGCTCACCCTGATTATGGGCTACGTTGAGCTACTTAGGGAGGGAGCCTTAGGCTCGCTATCACCGGAGCAAGAGCATGCCGTTGCTGTGCTGGCCAGCCAAAGCGCCCGGCTCAAGCTCATGGTGGAGCAGCTCCTTACCTTGCAGACCTTCCGTCGAGACGCGTTGTGCAAGGAGCGGTTTGACCTGGGGCCGTGGCTCACGCAACATGTCCGTGCGTGGGCTGCACGGGCGGCCGCAGCAGGGGTTGAGCTCATGCTAGACTTGTCACCTGATCTGCCTCCCATCCTCGCTGATTCCAGCCTGCTCAGCCATGTGATCAACAACCTGCTGGACAACGCGATCAAGTTCAGTCCCGATGGCGGGAGAATCACGGTGCGTGCGCGTGTGGTTGCGGATGGCGAGCCATCCTCATCCCATGCCCTGCCGTCCCTCATTATCTCAGTGACAGATGAGGGCATCGGCATTCCCCCCGACAAACTGAATCGGGTCTTTGAGCGGTTTTATCAGGTAAACGGGGGCCTAGCGCGCCGCTTTGGAGGCATGGGGATCGGGTTGGCGCTGTGCCAGAGGATCGTAGAGGCGCACGATGGTCGGATTTGGGCAGAAAGCGAGGGAGAGGGGCGCGGGAGCACGTTTTATATTATGCTGCCCCTTACAGGAGCATAA
- a CDS encoding galactosyldiacylglycerol synthase, which produces MEHVNRFEGKKLKILLLISDTGGGHRSAAQALAEGFHARLGDRAHTVVVDLITEHTFWPLNQLRRTYRPMVNDAMWLWRTLWYLGERPLIVRAIGPVFAPLAYRPVSAYFRQQNPDLVVTLHPLINHAALRVLRRAGLKAPFATVVTDLVTAPIAWFNPRADLCCVPTEAARQRAIRYGMPPERVVVTGMPVSLRFNRPPADRAQQMAARAHLGLNPELPTVLIVSGGEGMGPVEPIAAAVAEKLAQTIPAQMVVICGRNEALQRRLSGRTWPIPTSIQGFVRDMPEWMIASDCLVTKAGPGTISEALILGLPIVLSGFVPGQETGNVPYVVENKVGAYSEDPAEIARIVAEWLQPDNPELPKMRARARALARPDATLIIVDHLLRLIPEAAFGALHSNQSWQASTLDSTLQTEASN; this is translated from the coding sequence ATGGAACACGTGAACCGGTTTGAAGGCAAGAAACTGAAGATACTGCTTCTGATCTCAGACACAGGCGGAGGGCACCGCAGCGCTGCCCAGGCGTTGGCGGAGGGTTTCCACGCTCGACTGGGTGATCGCGCTCATACAGTGGTCGTGGACTTGATCACCGAGCACACTTTCTGGCCCCTTAATCAATTGCGCCGCACCTATCGTCCGATGGTGAACGATGCGATGTGGCTATGGCGCACCCTCTGGTATCTGGGCGAACGGCCTTTGATCGTTCGGGCGATCGGGCCTGTCTTCGCGCCGCTGGCCTATCGCCCCGTCAGCGCCTATTTCCGTCAGCAAAACCCTGATCTGGTGGTGACATTACATCCCCTAATCAACCACGCCGCTCTGCGCGTCTTACGGCGCGCTGGCCTAAAAGCGCCCTTCGCCACGGTGGTCACCGATCTAGTCACCGCGCCCATCGCCTGGTTTAACCCTCGAGCGGACCTCTGCTGCGTACCTACCGAGGCAGCCCGCCAGCGCGCCATCCGCTACGGGATGCCACCGGAGCGAGTGGTGGTCACCGGCATGCCCGTCAGTCTCCGGTTCAACCGGCCTCCGGCGGATCGCGCGCAGCAGATGGCCGCGCGTGCCCACCTGGGGCTCAACCCTGAGCTGCCGACCGTCTTGATCGTCAGCGGCGGCGAGGGGATGGGACCGGTGGAGCCAATCGCAGCTGCAGTCGCGGAGAAGCTGGCACAGACGATCCCCGCTCAGATGGTGGTGATCTGCGGGCGCAATGAAGCCTTGCAAAGGCGATTATCGGGCCGAACGTGGCCTATCCCCACCTCGATCCAGGGATTCGTGCGCGACATGCCGGAGTGGATGATCGCGTCAGATTGCCTCGTGACCAAGGCCGGCCCCGGCACTATCAGCGAGGCGCTTATCCTCGGCCTCCCTATCGTTCTCAGTGGGTTCGTTCCCGGCCAGGAGACGGGCAATGTGCCCTACGTCGTGGAAAACAAAGTGGGGGCTTATTCGGAAGACCCGGCGGAGATCGCTCGTATCGTGGCCGAATGGCTGCAGCCTGATAATCCCGAGCTGCCGAAGATGAGGGCCCGCGCTCGCGCGCTGGCCCGTCCTGACGCTACGTTGATCATCGTAGACCATCTGCTACGGCTGATCCCAGAGGCGGCCTTTGGAGCGCTTCATTCTAATCAATCATGGCAAGCCTCCACGCTGGATTCCACCTTGCAGACAGAGGCGTCCAATTAG